One Drosophila kikkawai strain 14028-0561.14 chromosome 3L, DkikHiC1v2, whole genome shotgun sequence genomic window carries:
- the dpr10 gene encoding zwei Ig domain protein zig-8 isoform X3, which translates to MPRNITSLVGKSAYLGCRVKHLGNKTVAWIRHRDLHILTVGTYTYTTDQRFQTSYHRDIDEWTLQIKWAQQRDAGVYECQISTQPVRSYSVNLNIVVPTATILGGPDLYVDKGSTINLTCIIKFSPEPPTHIFWYHQDKVLSEETSGGRLKFKTIKSEETKSILLIYDADLLHSGKYSCYPSNTEIASIRVHVLQGERPEAMQTNAAPAAVALASCWSCQAVRVISTMVAALVLLEACSTLLLQGCGGGGGRQEDRLRPSDPKEPQPNCVPSSSSTSSSVVGVNNGSRIAR; encoded by the exons ATGCCCAGGAACATCACATCGCTGGTGGGCAAATCCGCATATCTTGGCTGTCGCGTCAAGCATCTGGGCAATAAGACG GTTGCCTGGATACGACACCGTGACCTGCACATCCTCACCGTGGGCACGTACACCTACACAACGGATCAGCGGTTCCAGACCTCCTATCACCGGGACATTGACGAGTGGACCCTGCAGATCAAGTGGGCCCAGCAAAGGGATGCCGGGGTGTACGAGTGCCAAATATCCACGCAGCCGGTGCGAAGTTATTCGGTTAATTTGAATATCGTGG TGCCCACGGCCACCATTTTGGGAGGTCCTGATTTATACGTGGACAAGGGCAGCACTATAAATCTCACTTGCATCATCAAGTTCAGCCCGGAGCCGCCGACCCATATCTTCTGGTATCATCAGGATAAG GTGCTCAGCGAGGAAACCTCCGGCGGTCGGCTGAAATTCAAAACCATCAAGTCGGAGGAGACCAAGTCCATTCTGCTCATCTACGACGCGGATCTCCTGCACTCTGGCAAATACTCGTGCTATCCATCGAACACGGAGATAGCCAGCATACGCGTCCATGTCCTTCAGG GCGAGCGACCGGAGGCGATGCAAACGAACGCGGCGCCGGCAGCCGTTGCCTTGGCGTCCTGTTGGTCCTGTCAGGCGGTCAGGGTAATTAGCACAATGGTGGCGGCCCTCGTATTGTTGGAGGCCTGCTCCACGCTGCTCCTGCAGGGAtgtggaggtggaggaggtcGTCAGGAAGACAGGCTGCGACCAAGTGACCCCAAGGAGCCGCAACCCAACTGCGtaccctcctcctcctccacctcctcctcggtCGTCGGTGTCAATAATGGCAGCCGGATTGCACGGTGA
- the dpr10 gene encoding zwei Ig domain protein zig-8 isoform X1 → MLTLWTALFCCLTGLAVCYQRQSVSNNNHNNAEAKPTHSPPSHYPHGHKWNEPYFDLTMPRNITSLVGKSAYLGCRVKHLGNKTVAWIRHRDLHILTVGTYTYTTDQRFQTSYHRDIDEWTLQIKWAQQRDAGVYECQISTQPVRSYSVNLNIVVPTATILGGPDLYVDKGSTINLTCIIKFSPEPPTHIFWYHQDKVLSEETSGGRLKFKTIKSEETKSILLIYDADLLHSGKYSCYPSNTEIASIRVHVLQGERPEAMQTNAAPAAVALASCWSCQAVRVISTMVAALVLLEACSTLLLQGCGGGGGRQEDRLRPSDPKEPQPNCVPSSSSTSSSVVGVNNGSRIAR, encoded by the exons GGCTAGCCGTGTGCTACCAGCGGCAATCCGTGAGCAACAACAATCACAATAACGCCGAGGCGAAGCCCACACACTCTCCGCCATCGCATTATCCGCACGGCCACAAATGGAATGAGCCGTACTTTGATCTCACGATGCCCAGGAACATCACATCGCTGGTGGGCAAATCCGCATATCTTGGCTGTCGCGTCAAGCATCTGGGCAATAAGACG GTTGCCTGGATACGACACCGTGACCTGCACATCCTCACCGTGGGCACGTACACCTACACAACGGATCAGCGGTTCCAGACCTCCTATCACCGGGACATTGACGAGTGGACCCTGCAGATCAAGTGGGCCCAGCAAAGGGATGCCGGGGTGTACGAGTGCCAAATATCCACGCAGCCGGTGCGAAGTTATTCGGTTAATTTGAATATCGTGG TGCCCACGGCCACCATTTTGGGAGGTCCTGATTTATACGTGGACAAGGGCAGCACTATAAATCTCACTTGCATCATCAAGTTCAGCCCGGAGCCGCCGACCCATATCTTCTGGTATCATCAGGATAAG GTGCTCAGCGAGGAAACCTCCGGCGGTCGGCTGAAATTCAAAACCATCAAGTCGGAGGAGACCAAGTCCATTCTGCTCATCTACGACGCGGATCTCCTGCACTCTGGCAAATACTCGTGCTATCCATCGAACACGGAGATAGCCAGCATACGCGTCCATGTCCTTCAGG GCGAGCGACCGGAGGCGATGCAAACGAACGCGGCGCCGGCAGCCGTTGCCTTGGCGTCCTGTTGGTCCTGTCAGGCGGTCAGGGTAATTAGCACAATGGTGGCGGCCCTCGTATTGTTGGAGGCCTGCTCCACGCTGCTCCTGCAGGGAtgtggaggtggaggaggtcGTCAGGAAGACAGGCTGCGACCAAGTGACCCCAAGGAGCCGCAACCCAACTGCGtaccctcctcctcctccacctcctcctcggtCGTCGGTGTCAATAATGGCAGCCGGATTGCACGGTGA
- the dpr10 gene encoding zwei Ig domain protein zig-8 isoform X2: MSSECRSAESRKMVRRCQGAGSIIFRVAWIRHRDLHILTVGTYTYTTDQRFQTSYHRDIDEWTLQIKWAQQRDAGVYECQISTQPVRSYSVNLNIVVPTATILGGPDLYVDKGSTINLTCIIKFSPEPPTHIFWYHQDKVLSEETSGGRLKFKTIKSEETKSILLIYDADLLHSGKYSCYPSNTEIASIRVHVLQGERPEAMQTNAAPAAVALASCWSCQAVRVISTMVAALVLLEACSTLLLQGCGGGGGRQEDRLRPSDPKEPQPNCVPSSSSTSSSVVGVNNGSRIAR; this comes from the exons ATGTCGAGTGAATGTCGCTCTGCAGAGAGCCGGAAAATGGTCAGAAGATGTCAAGGTGCGGGGAGTATCATTTTCCGG GTTGCCTGGATACGACACCGTGACCTGCACATCCTCACCGTGGGCACGTACACCTACACAACGGATCAGCGGTTCCAGACCTCCTATCACCGGGACATTGACGAGTGGACCCTGCAGATCAAGTGGGCCCAGCAAAGGGATGCCGGGGTGTACGAGTGCCAAATATCCACGCAGCCGGTGCGAAGTTATTCGGTTAATTTGAATATCGTGG TGCCCACGGCCACCATTTTGGGAGGTCCTGATTTATACGTGGACAAGGGCAGCACTATAAATCTCACTTGCATCATCAAGTTCAGCCCGGAGCCGCCGACCCATATCTTCTGGTATCATCAGGATAAG GTGCTCAGCGAGGAAACCTCCGGCGGTCGGCTGAAATTCAAAACCATCAAGTCGGAGGAGACCAAGTCCATTCTGCTCATCTACGACGCGGATCTCCTGCACTCTGGCAAATACTCGTGCTATCCATCGAACACGGAGATAGCCAGCATACGCGTCCATGTCCTTCAGG GCGAGCGACCGGAGGCGATGCAAACGAACGCGGCGCCGGCAGCCGTTGCCTTGGCGTCCTGTTGGTCCTGTCAGGCGGTCAGGGTAATTAGCACAATGGTGGCGGCCCTCGTATTGTTGGAGGCCTGCTCCACGCTGCTCCTGCAGGGAtgtggaggtggaggaggtcGTCAGGAAGACAGGCTGCGACCAAGTGACCCCAAGGAGCCGCAACCCAACTGCGtaccctcctcctcctccacctcctcctcggtCGTCGGTGTCAATAATGGCAGCCGGATTGCACGGTGA
- the LOC108071642 gene encoding antigen 5 like allergen Cul n 1 yields MEMQQYQVFFCLSLLGLLLRLRTCRAIDFCDIPSCQEKTHIGCNNSLIFNVDKCLRFNGLVNMQSFRQYLLTEHNKYRQDVASGRLNHLPTAQKMPELVWDDYLALLAEYHLKSCQMHLPTNSCVATDDFPQPRSNYGEDFFPRPHKRQSNVRPLTGLIEEWMDEIYELQALDSEMAGDNIANIITDRCTHMGCAAGQDYDLWNVHFALVCYYSAGPPPHGTLYEPGSFNVSLCAHGKSQGYPNLCKTLPLNH; encoded by the exons ATGGAAATGCAACAATATCAGGTGTTCTTTTGCCTCAGCCTCCTCGGCCTGCTCTTGAGGCTGAGAACGTGCCGGGCCATAGATTTCTGTGACATTCCGTCCTGCCAGGAAAAGACACACATTGGATGCAACAACAGCCTG ATTTTCAATGTGGACAAGTGCCTGCGCTTCAATGGCCTGGTTAACATGCAGAGCTTCCGTCAGTACCTGCTGACCGAGCACAACAAGTACCGCCAGGATGTGGCCAGCGGGCGGTTGAACCACCTACCCACGGCCCAGAAGATGCCCGAGCTGGTCTGGGACGACTATCTGGCCCTGCTGGCCGAGTATCATCTAAAAAGCTGCCAGATGCATCTGCCTACCAACTCCTGCGTGGCCACCGATGACTTTCCCCAACCCCGTTCCAACTATGGAGAAGACTTCTTCCCCCGACCCCATAAGCGGCAGTCTAATGTTCGCCCGTTGACGGGTCTCATTGAAGAGTGGATGGACGAGATCTACGAACTGCAGGCTTTAGACTCGGAAATGGCGGGCGATAACATTGCCAACATCATCACCGATCGCTGCACCCACATGGGCTGTGCCGCCGGCCAGGACTACGACCTGTGGAATGTCCACTTTGCCCTCGTCTGCTACTACAGCGCAGGACCTCCGCCGCATGGAACGCTCTACGAGCCGGGCAGCTTCAATGTCAGTCTGTGTGCCCATGGGAAAAGCCAGGGGTACCCAAACCTGTGCAAGACCCTACCCCTAAATCACTGA
- the dpr10 gene encoding uncharacterized protein dpr10 isoform X4, with protein MLTLWTALFCCLTGLAVCYQRQSVSNNNHNNAEAKPTHSPPSHYPHGHKWNEPYFDLTMPRNITSLVGKSAYLGCRVKHLGNKTVAWIRHRDLHILTVGTYTYTTDQRFQTSYHRDIDEWTLQIKWAQQRDAGVYECQISTQPVRSYSVNLNIVDLIDAETSNMMQQYYNDDAFYIAADRVYQSSDDEFAGMFGPIQTVAG; from the exons GGCTAGCCGTGTGCTACCAGCGGCAATCCGTGAGCAACAACAATCACAATAACGCCGAGGCGAAGCCCACACACTCTCCGCCATCGCATTATCCGCACGGCCACAAATGGAATGAGCCGTACTTTGATCTCACGATGCCCAGGAACATCACATCGCTGGTGGGCAAATCCGCATATCTTGGCTGTCGCGTCAAGCATCTGGGCAATAAGACG GTTGCCTGGATACGACACCGTGACCTGCACATCCTCACCGTGGGCACGTACACCTACACAACGGATCAGCGGTTCCAGACCTCCTATCACCGGGACATTGACGAGTGGACCCTGCAGATCAAGTGGGCCCAGCAAAGGGATGCCGGGGTGTACGAGTGCCAAATATCCACGCAGCCGGTGCGAAGTTATTCGGTTAATTTGAATATCGTGG ATCTGATTGACGCCGAGACGAGTAACATGATGCAGCAGTATTATAATGACGACGCCTTCTATATAGCCGCCGATCGGGTGTACCAGTCCAGCGATGACGAGTTTGCCGGAATGTTTGGCCCCATTCAGACAGTGGCTGGTTAG